A stretch of Labrus mixtus chromosome 7, fLabMix1.1, whole genome shotgun sequence DNA encodes these proteins:
- the psmd6 gene encoding 26S proteasome non-ATPase regulatory subunit 6 has product MPLENLEEEGLPKNPDLRIAQLKFLLTMDGHRQDVKVKTELMDAIKANNMAPYYEGLCKDLKWQQDSDLLSKMKKANEEELKRLDDVLEDAEKNLGESEIRDAMMARAEYLIRIGDKESALTAFRKTYDKTVALGHRLDIVFYLLRIGLFYMDSDLITRNSEKAKSLIEEGGDWDRRNRLKVYQGLYCVAIRDFKQAAELFLDTVSTFTSYELMDYKTFVTYTVYVCMIALKRPDLREKVIKGAEILEVLHSLPSVRQYLFSLYECRYSVFFQSLATVEQEMKKDWLFAPHYRYYVREMRIQAYSQLLESYRSLTLGYMAEAFGVSTEFIDQELSRFIAAGRLHCKIDKVNEIVETNRPDSKNWQYQETIKKGDLLLNRVQKLSRVINM; this is encoded by the exons ATGCCGCTCGAGAATCTGGAGGAAGAGGGTCTGCCCAAGAACCCCGATCTGAGGATAGCACAGCTGAAGTTTCTGCTGACGATGGACGGTCACCGACAGGACGTGAAAGTGAAGACTGAGCTCATGGACGCTATCAAAGCTAACA ACATGGCACCGTATTACGAGGGTTTGTGTAAGGATCTGAAGTGGCAGCAGGACAGTGACCTCCTGAGTAAAATGAAGAAGGCCAACGAGGAAGAACTGAAGCGCCTGGATGATGTGCTGGAGGATGCAGAGAAGAACCTGGGAGAGAGCGAGATCCGAGACGCCATGATGGCCAGAGCTGAATATCTGATCAGAATTGGAGACAAG GAGAGCGCCCTGACAGCCTTCAGGAAGACTTATGACAAGACGGTGGCTCTGGGTCACAGACTAGATATTGTCTTCTACCTGTTGAGGATCGGCCTCTTCTACATGGACAGTGACCTCATCACACGCAACTCGGAGAAAGCGAAAAG CCTCattgaggaggggggagactgGGACCGGAGGAATCGTCTTAAGGTGTACCAGGGCCTGTACTGTGTGGCCATCAGGGATTTCAAACAAGCTGCTGAGCTCTTCCTCGACACAGTGTCCACCTTCACTTCCTATGAGCTCATGGACTACAAGACTTTTGTCACCTACACCGTCTACGTCTGTATGATCGCCCTCAAAAGGCCTGACCTCCGTGAAAAG GTAATAAAAGGAGCAGAGATCTTGGAGGTGCTTCACAGTCTGCCATCTGTCCGCCAGTATCTGTTCTCGCTGTATGAGTGCCGTTACTCTGTCTTCTTCCAGTCTCTGG CCACGGTGGAGCAGGAGATGAAGAAGGACTGGCTCTTTGCGCCACACTACCGCTACTATGTGAGGGAGATGAGGATCCAGGCCTACAGCCAGCTGCTAGAGTCCTACCGCTCGCTCACCCTGGGCTACATGGCCGAGGCCTTTGGTGTCAGCACAGAGTTCATCGACCA GGAACTGTCCAGATTCATAGCTGCCGGCCGTCTCCACTGTAAAATTGACAAAGTGAATGAGATAGTGGAAACAAATAG accCGACAGCAAAAACTGGCAGTACCAGGAAACCATCAAGAAGGGCGACTTGCTGCTCAACAGAGTCCAGAAGCTGTCAAGAGTTATCAACATGTAA